One segment of Radiobacillus kanasensis DNA contains the following:
- the glcD gene encoding glycolate oxidase subunit GlcD, with product MIPQHVKQSFIDIVGAKNVADSQASKLVYSFDATPQFQSMPDIILSPRNTKEVSEIVKLCNEHHIPIVPRGSGTNLSAGTTPLEGGVVLLFKHLDQIIEIDEENLTITTQPGVNTLELTQVVETKGLFYPPDPSSMKISQIGGNINENSGGLRGLKYGVTRDYVLGLEIVLPNGDIIRTGGKLAKDVAGYDLTRLFVGSEGTLGIVTEAILKLIPMPESKKTMLALYQDMNAAARTVSAIIANRIIPTTLEFLDQPTLKVVEDFSRIGLPTDVKAVLLIEQDGDSQTVERDMEKIEAICKDNQATDVQVAETEVEADALRTARRAALSALARLRPTTILEDATVPRSKIAEMVQAINEIANKYQIDICTFGHAGDGNLHPTCMTDVRNKEEMERVEKALQEIFEKAVALGGTITGEHGVGAMKSPYLHLKLGEEGIAAMEQIKRAFDPNNIMNPGKIFAKSERKRIVVSQG from the coding sequence ATGATCCCTCAGCACGTGAAACAAAGCTTCATAGATATTGTTGGTGCAAAAAATGTAGCAGACTCACAAGCTAGTAAGCTAGTCTACTCCTTTGATGCAACTCCGCAATTTCAAAGTATGCCAGATATCATCCTATCCCCAAGAAATACGAAGGAAGTATCAGAGATCGTAAAATTATGCAACGAACACCATATCCCTATCGTTCCTCGTGGATCCGGTACAAACTTAAGCGCAGGAACTACTCCATTAGAAGGTGGGGTTGTTCTTCTCTTTAAACATCTCGATCAAATAATAGAAATTGATGAAGAAAACCTAACGATTACTACACAACCAGGGGTGAATACCTTGGAGTTAACACAAGTTGTCGAAACAAAAGGGCTATTTTATCCACCAGATCCGAGTTCGATGAAAATATCCCAAATCGGCGGGAACATTAACGAAAACTCGGGTGGATTAAGAGGCTTAAAATACGGAGTGACACGCGACTATGTGTTAGGGCTTGAAATCGTCCTTCCAAACGGGGACATCATTCGAACAGGTGGTAAGCTTGCCAAAGACGTTGCTGGTTATGATCTGACGCGTTTATTTGTTGGCTCGGAAGGAACGTTAGGCATTGTTACCGAAGCAATCTTAAAACTAATCCCGATGCCTGAATCGAAGAAAACAATGCTAGCACTCTATCAAGATATGAATGCTGCAGCCAGAACCGTTTCCGCTATTATTGCCAATCGTATCATTCCGACCACACTGGAATTTTTAGATCAGCCTACCTTAAAAGTAGTCGAGGACTTTTCACGAATTGGTCTTCCAACAGACGTTAAAGCGGTTTTATTGATTGAACAAGACGGCGATAGCCAAACAGTCGAGCGAGATATGGAAAAAATCGAAGCAATCTGTAAAGACAATCAGGCAACCGATGTTCAAGTAGCCGAGACTGAGGTGGAAGCAGATGCCCTTCGAACCGCACGGCGAGCGGCCTTATCCGCACTCGCGCGATTACGACCGACCACGATTCTAGAAGACGCCACCGTGCCGAGATCCAAAATTGCCGAAATGGTTCAGGCCATTAATGAAATCGCTAACAAATACCAAATTGACATTTGTACATTTGGCCATGCTGGGGATGGCAACCTCCATCCTACTTGTATGACTGATGTACGTAATAAAGAAGAAATGGAACGAGTGGAAAAAGCATTACAAGAAATCTTCGAAAAGGCCGTTGCTTTAGGCGGAACGATCACCGGAGAGCACGGGGTTGGTGCCATGAAGTCTCCCTATCTACATCTAAAACTAGGAGAAGAAGGCATTGCAGCCATGGAACAAATTAAGAGAGCTTTTGACCCGAATAATATCATGAACCCTGGTAAAATTTTTGCAAAATCAGAACGAAAACGAATTGTGGTGAGTCAGGGATGA
- a CDS encoding glycine C-acetyltransferase, giving the protein MTSSKLNHFLNENLEELKAQGLYNEIDPVQGANGPIIHINGKDLINLSSNNYLGLATDARLKNVAKQAIDSHGVGAGAVRTINGTLDLHLKLEEKLAQFKGTEAAIAYQSGFNCNMAAISAVMDKNDAILSDELNHASIIDGCRLSKAKIIRVNHSDMEDLRQKAKEAVESGQYNKIMIITDGVFSMDGDVAKLPEIVEIAEEFDLMTYVDDAHGSGVLGKGAGTVKHFGLQDKVDFQIGTLSKAIGVVGGYVAGKQNLIDWLKVRSRPFLFSTSLTPADVAASTAAIDLLMQSSELQEKLWENSEYLKKGLSELGFDIGHSETPITPCIIGDEKTTQQFSKRLNEEGVYAKSIVFPTVPKGTGRVRNMPTAAHTKDMLDQALAIYEKVGKEMNLIS; this is encoded by the coding sequence TTGACTAGCTCAAAACTAAACCACTTTTTAAATGAAAATCTCGAGGAATTAAAGGCACAAGGTCTTTACAACGAAATTGACCCCGTACAAGGTGCCAACGGTCCCATTATTCACATTAACGGAAAAGACTTAATTAACCTCTCCTCTAATAATTATTTAGGATTAGCAACAGATGCACGACTAAAAAATGTCGCCAAACAAGCAATTGACTCTCACGGTGTAGGAGCAGGTGCTGTTCGTACAATTAACGGGACACTTGATCTTCACTTAAAACTAGAAGAAAAACTAGCTCAATTCAAAGGTACCGAAGCCGCTATCGCTTACCAATCCGGCTTCAACTGTAACATGGCTGCTATTTCTGCGGTTATGGATAAAAATGATGCTATTTTATCGGATGAGTTAAACCACGCTTCCATTATTGACGGTTGTCGTCTTTCCAAAGCAAAAATCATCCGTGTAAATCACTCGGATATGGAAGACTTGCGCCAAAAAGCGAAAGAAGCGGTTGAGTCTGGCCAATACAACAAAATTATGATTATTACGGATGGCGTATTCTCTATGGATGGAGACGTTGCGAAACTTCCTGAAATCGTGGAGATTGCGGAAGAATTTGATTTAATGACATATGTAGATGACGCCCATGGTTCTGGTGTTTTAGGAAAAGGGGCAGGAACGGTAAAACATTTCGGCTTACAAGACAAAGTTGACTTCCAAATCGGAACCCTTTCCAAAGCAATTGGGGTTGTCGGCGGTTATGTTGCAGGGAAGCAAAACTTAATCGATTGGCTAAAAGTACGCTCTCGCCCATTCCTATTTTCTACTTCCCTAACACCTGCTGATGTGGCAGCAAGTACAGCAGCGATTGATTTATTAATGCAAAGTAGTGAGCTTCAAGAAAAGCTTTGGGAAAACAGTGAGTACTTGAAAAAAGGATTATCCGAGCTAGGATTTGATATTGGACACAGTGAAACACCAATTACTCCTTGTATCATCGGAGACGAGAAAACAACACAACAATTCAGTAAACGACTAAATGAAGAAGGAGTTTACGCGAAGTCCATCGTCTTCCCAACGGTACCAAAAGGAACGGGACGCGTTCGCAACATGCCTACCGCTGCTCATACGAAGGATATGTTAGACCAAGCACTTGCAATTTATGAAAAAGTCGGAAAAGAAATGAACCTCATTTCATAA
- a CDS encoding (Fe-S)-binding protein, with protein sequence MKTKDMQVIQQEFKEKMDYDELLNCMRCGFCLPSCPTYIESGKDEAHSPRGRIALMKALVDGEIEPDEDVKRSLDMCLGCRACEPVCPSGVNYGHLLEQARDIIYQNKKTSLPVKALRKSVFFGLFPYQDRLIHTTGLLGFYQRSGLQSVTRKSGVMKLFPESMQLMEKVLPDAPTRKKMKDRPHHLPAKTTPKKKVAFFSGCLMDTMFLPTNDATMKLLQLAGCEIVIPQSQNCCGALHGHSGEKNKGKELAKQNIRAFEEAKVDYIITNAGGCGAFLVDYGHLLKEEPEWKERAEAFSAKIKDISSILVELDFHKNALKVEDQVVTYQDSCHLRNVQRTFLEPRKLLSSIEGATYVEMKDADRCCGSAGIYNIVESEMSMKILDYKMEQTKATKAKTIVTANPGCLLQMKLGIEKEGLSDSVRAVHIVDLLLEALQE encoded by the coding sequence ATGAAAACCAAGGACATGCAAGTCATCCAACAAGAATTTAAAGAAAAAATGGACTATGATGAGCTTCTAAATTGTATGCGATGTGGGTTTTGTCTTCCGAGCTGTCCCACCTATATCGAATCTGGAAAAGACGAAGCCCATTCCCCAAGAGGGAGAATCGCTTTAATGAAGGCCCTGGTAGATGGGGAGATTGAACCTGACGAGGATGTAAAAAGATCCCTAGACATGTGCTTAGGTTGTAGAGCTTGTGAGCCTGTCTGCCCTTCTGGAGTCAATTATGGTCACCTTTTAGAGCAAGCAAGAGATATTATTTATCAAAATAAAAAAACTTCTTTGCCAGTGAAGGCTTTAAGAAAATCCGTTTTTTTCGGACTTTTTCCATACCAGGATCGTCTAATCCATACGACCGGTTTATTAGGCTTTTATCAACGATCTGGTCTTCAATCGGTAACACGAAAATCCGGTGTTATGAAACTTTTCCCAGAATCCATGCAGCTAATGGAAAAAGTTTTACCAGATGCTCCGACTAGAAAAAAGATGAAAGATCGACCGCATCATTTACCAGCCAAAACTACCCCGAAGAAAAAGGTGGCTTTCTTTTCTGGATGCCTCATGGACACGATGTTTTTGCCAACGAATGATGCAACAATGAAGTTGTTACAGTTAGCTGGATGCGAGATTGTCATACCACAATCACAGAATTGTTGTGGTGCATTGCACGGGCATAGTGGAGAAAAGAATAAAGGAAAAGAATTAGCGAAGCAAAACATCCGTGCTTTTGAGGAAGCAAAAGTGGACTACATTATTACCAATGCCGGTGGTTGCGGAGCTTTTCTCGTGGACTACGGGCATCTGTTAAAAGAGGAACCTGAATGGAAAGAACGTGCGGAGGCATTTTCTGCAAAAATCAAAGACATTTCTAGTATTCTAGTAGAGTTGGATTTTCATAAAAATGCCTTAAAAGTCGAAGATCAAGTAGTCACGTATCAGGACTCCTGTCATTTACGTAATGTACAACGGACTTTTTTAGAACCCCGAAAGCTGCTTTCCTCCATAGAAGGAGCAACCTATGTAGAGATGAAGGATGCAGACCGTTGCTGTGGTTCTGCTGGCATTTATAACATCGTAGAATCCGAAATGTCGATGAAAATACTGGATTATAAAATGGAGCAAACAAAGGCAACGAAAGCAAAAACAATTGTGACCGCTAATCCTGGCTGTTTGTTACAAATGAAGCTAGGGATTGAAAAGGAAGGCTTAAGTGATTCGGTTCGGGCGGTTCATATTGTTGATTTATTATTAGAAGCTCTCCAGGAGTGA